A part of Terriglobus roseus genomic DNA contains:
- a CDS encoding ABC transporter permease yields MPSLLRNLRHTVRLLWKSPGLTITILLTLALGIGVNTAIFTVDYATLLAPLPYPHPEQLVVVWSKIKTYHNGISAGDYTDWNNQSRSFSTLSAFTGGSFNIATKDVPENIDGMQVTPGYYNMLGNPFFLGRDFLPEEGKEGKDHVVILTHKLWSHLGSDSSLVGKTMHVNTEPYTVVGILAPGVADRNDAQLIVPLVFKPEQLNHDFHWLLSIGRLKPGVTLKQAQADMDSVTSHIAEAYPKSNKGWGSFVEPLKNDFLPSERKQTLWILLGAVGFVLLIACVNVANLLLARGMSRQKELAVRSALGASRKMLFEQLLLESLLLAAVGGILGIGVGWAMLQALVAIMPQNTLPTEADLHLNLPVLFFTLAATTLAGVLFGSAPAWYASRIDPGEALKEGGRTGTSVGHHRLRQMLVIGEFALALSLLTGAGLAIHSFVKLLDVDLGIRPDHALTFYLPVPETRSKDPQRVVTYYRQILASIHSVPGVTSVSAETGTPLYGPGFGMPFTIVGKPAFNDPSMRPNTGYGMVTPDYFQTFGIALTRGRSFTDQDAASSVKVAVVNEDFAKKYLKDTDPLSTRISVEELIPGVTKLGAPQEWQIIGIYHNVHSRERAEGNPEMLIPFWQIPWPASAIGVRTTTDPAAMVHSIAEAVHRVDPDIALAEPRTMEEIHDRVLSNDRFTLILFVVFAVVALLLASIGVYGVISFSIAQRTHEIALRMALGASRRNVVGLIVREGMALAAIGLSVGAVGAYFVGWGMQKTLYGMGKIDLSVFLSVALLLLVSALLACMIPARRAASVQPMQALRAE; encoded by the coding sequence ATGCCGAGTTTGTTGCGCAACCTTCGCCATACCGTACGGCTTCTTTGGAAAAGTCCAGGATTGACGATCACGATCCTTCTGACATTAGCTCTTGGAATTGGCGTCAACACTGCTATTTTCACGGTCGATTACGCAACTCTGCTCGCCCCACTTCCCTACCCGCACCCTGAGCAACTAGTGGTTGTTTGGTCAAAGATTAAGACCTATCACAATGGCATCTCGGCGGGTGATTACACTGATTGGAACAATCAATCCCGCTCATTTTCCACGCTGAGCGCCTTCACCGGCGGGTCCTTCAACATCGCCACCAAGGATGTCCCGGAAAACATAGACGGCATGCAGGTAACTCCCGGTTACTACAACATGCTTGGAAACCCGTTCTTCCTCGGACGCGACTTCCTTCCGGAAGAAGGAAAGGAAGGCAAAGATCACGTCGTCATCCTGACGCATAAGCTCTGGTCCCACCTCGGTTCTGACAGCAGTCTCGTCGGCAAGACCATGCACGTTAACACTGAGCCTTACACCGTAGTCGGTATTCTCGCTCCCGGGGTAGCTGATCGCAACGACGCCCAACTCATCGTTCCGCTCGTCTTCAAACCGGAACAATTGAACCACGACTTCCACTGGCTGCTCTCGATCGGACGTCTGAAGCCCGGTGTCACGCTCAAACAGGCACAGGCGGATATGGATTCCGTCACCTCCCACATCGCTGAAGCGTACCCAAAGAGCAACAAGGGATGGGGTTCGTTCGTGGAACCACTCAAGAACGACTTCCTGCCCTCTGAGCGCAAGCAGACACTCTGGATTCTGTTGGGCGCTGTCGGCTTTGTCCTGTTGATTGCGTGCGTCAATGTAGCGAATCTGCTTCTAGCTCGAGGCATGAGCCGCCAAAAGGAACTCGCAGTCCGTAGCGCTCTCGGAGCGAGCCGAAAGATGCTCTTCGAACAACTCCTACTGGAAAGCCTGCTCCTCGCGGCGGTCGGTGGAATCCTTGGGATCGGTGTGGGATGGGCAATGCTACAGGCGTTAGTCGCCATAATGCCGCAGAACACGCTTCCCACTGAGGCCGACTTACATCTCAATCTTCCCGTTCTCTTCTTCACACTCGCCGCGACAACGCTCGCAGGAGTTCTCTTCGGCTCCGCTCCAGCCTGGTATGCATCACGTATTGATCCAGGAGAAGCTCTCAAAGAAGGCGGCCGAACAGGCACCAGCGTTGGGCACCACCGCTTGAGGCAGATGCTCGTAATCGGCGAATTCGCTCTCGCACTCTCATTGCTGACAGGCGCAGGGCTCGCCATTCATTCCTTCGTCAAACTTCTGGATGTAGACCTGGGCATCCGTCCGGATCACGCTCTGACGTTCTATCTTCCCGTACCGGAGACGAGGTCAAAAGACCCGCAACGAGTCGTTACTTATTACCGCCAGATACTTGCCAGTATCCATTCAGTGCCGGGGGTTACCTCAGTCTCCGCTGAAACCGGAACGCCTCTCTACGGCCCTGGCTTTGGTATGCCATTCACCATTGTCGGAAAGCCAGCCTTCAATGACCCATCCATGCGTCCGAACACAGGGTACGGAATGGTGACACCTGACTATTTCCAAACGTTCGGCATCGCCCTAACGCGGGGCCGCTCGTTCACGGATCAGGATGCAGCCTCTTCCGTCAAAGTGGCTGTAGTCAACGAGGACTTCGCAAAGAAGTACCTCAAGGACACCGACCCGCTATCCACTCGCATCTCTGTGGAAGAGCTCATACCAGGCGTTACAAAACTTGGCGCACCGCAAGAATGGCAAATCATCGGGATTTATCACAATGTCCATAGCCGCGAGAGGGCTGAAGGAAATCCAGAAATGCTTATCCCTTTCTGGCAAATCCCCTGGCCCGCTTCCGCTATTGGTGTCAGAACAACAACTGACCCTGCTGCTATGGTTCATTCGATTGCGGAAGCCGTTCATCGAGTAGACCCTGACATCGCGTTGGCTGAACCTCGCACGATGGAAGAGATTCACGACCGGGTTCTTTCAAACGATCGCTTCACCCTCATCCTCTTCGTTGTCTTTGCTGTGGTCGCGTTACTCCTGGCATCCATCGGAGTCTACGGGGTGATCTCGTTCTCAATCGCTCAGCGAACCCACGAGATCGCATTACGTATGGCGCTCGGTGCAAGTCGACGCAACGTCGTCGGACTCATCGTTAGAGAGGGCATGGCACTTGCAGCGATCGGCCTATCGGTGGGCGCCGTCGGAGCATACTTCGTGGGATGGGGAATGCAAAAAACGCTCTATGGAATGGGCAAAATCGACCTATCGGTCTTCCTATCCGTTGCACTGCTGCTTCTCGTTTCAGCGCTTCTAGCCTGCATGATACCGGCTCGTCGAGCAGCCTCAGTCCAACCAATGCAAGCACTCAGAGCGGAATAA
- the qhpC gene encoding quinohemoprotein amine dehydrogenase subunit gamma: MKHLHAINKKAHRIAAQVEAEKSDVIALQRGGGAQQALPHVPMGCSIIFSPGWEVDSAGGTAGLCQPVERDIYDCYVTCFWPAQVPDHMNNYPDWTSKCALATKDWRSMDIVFP, encoded by the coding sequence ATGAAGCATCTGCACGCCATCAATAAAAAGGCACATCGGATCGCGGCTCAGGTTGAAGCAGAAAAGAGCGACGTCATCGCGTTGCAGCGAGGAGGCGGAGCTCAGCAGGCATTACCACACGTCCCCATGGGCTGCTCGATCATCTTCTCTCCAGGTTGGGAAGTGGATTCGGCCGGTGGAACCGCAGGTCTTTGCCAGCCTGTGGAGCGCGATATCTACGACTGCTATGTGACCTGTTTCTGGCCGGCGCAGGTGCCGGATCACATGAACAACTATCCCGACTGGACAAGCAAGTGCGCGCTTGCCACGAAGGATTGGCGCAGCATGGACATCGTCTTCCCATAA
- the peaA gene encoding quinohemoprotein amine dehydrogenase subunit alpha gives MTDPLVVSKCGTCHTADAKGNLTRISAVRTTPEGWEEAIKRMVRLNGLQLSPDDARKILKYLSDSHGLAPEEAAEVQYFAEHRIIDEKFPDAADTRRACASCHAIAKPLSWRRAPEDWDLLKNMHLAYFPSIQNSFGGGPGGGGGGGAQGGAPAAAAAPAGGAPAGPPRTAVDTALAYIKKSAPLTTPEWSAWAPNVSTPKLSGAWTLTGYMPGKGKFFGRTKITETPSGYTTHTELSFLKGGEVTLDGSSLIYTGYAWRGRAKGPAKIEGIDMPSGLREVMMLSKDQTAITGRWFWGVYQEFGMDVTLHRETPAPAVLGTDVYSLKAGVTDAPVTVYGSHLSTSLTPADIDLGKGVTVTKVVSATPDKLTLTASVAADAVPGPRVISVGGVILPSAYAVYKKIDHLKVLPVTSMARLGSEPHAKGYMQFEAIAYTNGPDDKPNTDDDVALGPVPATWAIEEFISAYGDDDVKYVGKIDPATGFFTPGSDGPNPERKSQRNNYGDVWSVARYTPPGETKPLIGKGYFIVTVPQYVQWDQPEVAQ, from the coding sequence GTGACCGATCCGCTGGTTGTTTCCAAGTGTGGGACGTGTCACACAGCGGACGCGAAGGGAAATCTGACCCGTATCTCTGCAGTGCGCACCACGCCTGAAGGTTGGGAAGAGGCGATTAAGCGCATGGTGCGCTTGAATGGTTTGCAGCTGTCACCAGACGATGCTCGCAAAATCCTAAAGTATCTCAGTGATAGCCATGGGCTGGCCCCGGAAGAAGCTGCTGAAGTGCAGTACTTTGCGGAGCATCGCATCATCGATGAGAAATTTCCGGACGCTGCGGATACACGACGTGCATGCGCTTCTTGCCACGCCATTGCAAAGCCGTTGAGCTGGCGGCGCGCTCCAGAAGACTGGGATTTGCTGAAGAATATGCATCTTGCTTACTTCCCGTCGATTCAGAATTCGTTTGGAGGCGGACCCGGTGGTGGTGGCGGAGGAGGAGCGCAGGGCGGAGCTCCCGCTGCGGCTGCAGCGCCGGCCGGAGGTGCTCCTGCAGGACCTCCGCGGACAGCAGTGGATACTGCGCTTGCGTATATCAAGAAATCCGCTCCGCTGACGACTCCTGAGTGGTCAGCATGGGCTCCTAATGTGTCGACTCCGAAGCTCAGCGGCGCCTGGACGTTGACGGGATATATGCCGGGTAAAGGGAAGTTCTTCGGACGGACCAAGATTACTGAGACACCGAGCGGCTATACGACGCATACGGAACTCTCATTCCTAAAGGGCGGCGAGGTGACTTTGGATGGCTCCTCGCTTATCTACACAGGGTATGCGTGGCGTGGACGCGCCAAGGGACCGGCAAAGATCGAAGGTATCGATATGCCGTCTGGCTTGCGCGAAGTAATGATGTTGTCAAAGGATCAGACCGCGATCACAGGGCGTTGGTTTTGGGGTGTCTACCAGGAATTTGGAATGGATGTGACTCTGCATCGAGAGACACCGGCGCCAGCAGTATTGGGAACGGATGTGTATTCGCTCAAGGCTGGTGTCACGGACGCTCCTGTAACGGTATATGGTTCACATCTCAGCACGTCACTTACACCTGCGGACATTGACCTTGGCAAGGGTGTGACGGTGACTAAGGTTGTGAGCGCAACACCTGACAAGCTGACGCTGACTGCCAGTGTTGCTGCGGATGCAGTACCAGGGCCGCGTGTGATCTCTGTCGGTGGAGTGATTCTGCCGTCAGCATATGCGGTGTACAAGAAGATCGATCATCTCAAGGTATTGCCAGTCACATCGATGGCGCGGTTGGGCAGCGAACCGCATGCCAAGGGTTACATGCAGTTCGAGGCGATTGCCTATACCAACGGACCGGATGACAAGCCGAATACCGATGACGACGTTGCTCTTGGTCCTGTGCCAGCGACGTGGGCAATCGAAGAATTCATCTCTGCCTACGGTGATGACGATGTGAAGTACGTGGGGAAGATTGATCCAGCGACCGGTTTCTTTACTCCAGGATCCGATGGGCCGAACCCCGAGCGTAAATCACAACGCAATAACTACGGCGACGTGTGGTCGGTTGCTCGCTACACACCACCGGGAGAAACGAAACCCCTCATTGGCAAAGGCTATTTCATTGTCACTGTGCCGCAGTATGTGCAGTGGGATCAGCCGGAGGTGGCGCAATGA
- a CDS encoding Ig-like domain-containing protein, which translates to MNAFRLRQFSSSFLMTQLMIVLSIAMPLAAQSSSPQSDTAPITRLQISSTSASSGSAVVNIKIPSSAGSAALKVHLNGHDVGARFTSGDCSNATCKTATLAISDGLHTAKNVLTVDAGNGLTSRLRFDAQGTSASAVSAGTKVHALSSMSAQAVSSGIATPFVPPTLTFSTNNAGGWKGSGFWFTIGTQQYPVATPTNCTGATYLVEVLDRQTLAESTSTPPQCQASASALNTYLKTLNSGDLVVLGTLQGKNADAGLDTSPIGGSNHGGSIVTGYPAGYMAIGVGQAAAGTAYEPYYTIASGYEPVPPFANGTLQEDAYGNYNFQASQVVEYTVSPNDPSYLTANNTSVVSIQNLNGGSIQFNVYSPTPGSANGYWLLTVSRNSLNTYPYACTPSGTSQDGTTMYFSGCGKFYNTGNSDATVAQAAYASLATDLSSVNSWQLAFLTTVGQPAYGTTNWDVAGFTSYGGTGNGYQSFTNAIAQLGGTPGLTESLLSPTSAYTLIASPGIGGPLAGGAVESTTQLAAQGQTGLVHGILERNLNGLFQPEQTNQETFSLFQAKGGVNSPEFKLTEAALQQPVDWPSSSSGTVLKTGTFTADTTAGQVAAYRYLSYILIAKVYFPGISPTALHLDDIHYFFTGSLNTTVNYHTFDVRTIQWPTTQSSGMYAVPCDSVSGNTCTVNIFGQNDPLVFTQNDFQAVQAQLFNEIVYLTNTLQFMVTGSTNMKDVVAAGSSNAGIALTGAASSILGSKLLPAPPATVIKTSWQNIVSMLGGVASLASAFPGYGSLLGIGEDTIKALSAVTTATGGIAGIAAGAGQITSSDTSSSLPSSFAHFATTIGNLANGSMQGQLSSGFDTVTDSITSDWGRLSIIGPMTIDPSNTVFYAPNQVGQTVAIQSLTQAASRSFYLALLPSFYSVQYWQGVSGDRNTPGNNIPDMGYFSSDGNSYYTYFCSAFYLNPQKNSNPAEPNDPLTGLGTIAANTSVWYPSVSGTPQNFQWDYSKYPIDYYVIGGTVANSGSDSPFIQTLDPTLGANLFTTAGLNMPIDEFVTQQGPMSSVWDNAATTNPAGHRSDTVCNARIFPTAGSGNFPVEPGYGKSVSTVPPAISEAPTTTLLTAPTTSVYGSPVVISAKVATTGGPVTVGEIYFQDNGVTIATVSLDSTGTASATLAMSAGTHSLQAKYGRVDPYATSSSAIAVLNVYGAAPDLNLSLSGNTLSSTSGSTSQALTLQITSLAGLSGQVAFNCSGLPVGMTCNFTPASTMLAANGTATSSFTVSGTVSSKSSVGAWNTLWLSGLSALGLLSLSVGFRKRSALASKLLLVFGVGIFSMGALTGCAGSSSGNTQQPAVVTMQVIATSGSVSRSLPVTITVQ; encoded by the coding sequence ATGAACGCTTTCCGACTACGCCAGTTTTCTTCGTCTTTCCTGATGACGCAACTGATGATTGTCCTATCAATTGCGATGCCGCTTGCCGCGCAGAGCTCCTCACCGCAATCCGATACGGCGCCAATTACGCGTCTTCAAATATCGAGCACATCGGCGAGCAGCGGGTCAGCTGTTGTGAACATCAAGATTCCGTCATCGGCCGGTTCGGCCGCGCTGAAGGTTCATCTGAACGGACACGATGTAGGAGCGCGCTTCACCAGTGGGGATTGTTCGAATGCCACGTGCAAAACGGCTACATTGGCGATCTCCGATGGCCTGCACACAGCAAAGAATGTTCTTACAGTGGACGCGGGTAATGGGCTTACCTCTCGTCTGCGCTTCGATGCTCAGGGCACATCTGCTTCCGCGGTGAGTGCAGGTACGAAGGTGCACGCTTTGTCATCGATGAGTGCGCAGGCTGTCTCTTCTGGAATTGCGACTCCCTTTGTACCACCGACGCTGACATTCAGCACCAATAACGCGGGCGGCTGGAAGGGCAGTGGTTTTTGGTTCACGATAGGCACGCAACAGTACCCAGTGGCCACACCGACAAACTGCACAGGAGCCACCTATCTAGTCGAGGTTTTGGATCGCCAAACACTTGCGGAAAGTACATCGACTCCTCCGCAGTGCCAGGCCAGTGCATCCGCTCTGAACACTTATCTGAAGACGTTGAACAGCGGTGATCTTGTTGTTTTAGGCACCCTGCAGGGCAAGAATGCAGACGCAGGTTTGGATACGTCTCCGATTGGAGGCTCAAATCATGGAGGCTCCATCGTAACCGGCTACCCCGCCGGATACATGGCAATCGGTGTAGGACAGGCGGCTGCAGGTACAGCGTACGAACCGTATTACACCATCGCCTCGGGCTATGAACCCGTGCCTCCATTTGCTAATGGCACTCTGCAGGAAGATGCCTACGGAAACTACAACTTTCAAGCCTCGCAAGTTGTGGAGTACACGGTGTCGCCGAACGACCCATCGTATTTGACGGCGAACAATACCAGCGTAGTGAGCATTCAAAACCTCAATGGCGGCTCCATCCAGTTCAATGTGTATTCGCCAACGCCAGGTAGCGCTAATGGCTACTGGTTGCTCACTGTTTCTCGCAATAGCCTAAACACCTACCCCTACGCGTGCACACCCAGTGGAACGTCGCAGGATGGAACGACCATGTACTTTTCGGGTTGCGGCAAGTTTTACAACACGGGCAACAGCGACGCAACGGTGGCACAGGCAGCGTATGCATCGTTGGCGACTGATCTTAGCAGTGTGAACTCATGGCAGCTTGCCTTCCTCACTACGGTGGGACAGCCAGCCTATGGCACCACAAACTGGGACGTTGCTGGTTTCACCAGCTATGGTGGCACCGGTAACGGATATCAGAGCTTTACCAATGCCATTGCGCAACTGGGTGGAACACCTGGTTTGACGGAGTCGCTGCTATCGCCAACCAGCGCCTATACGCTGATCGCATCACCTGGTATCGGAGGGCCACTTGCGGGTGGTGCCGTTGAATCCACGACACAGCTTGCTGCTCAAGGGCAGACCGGTCTTGTACACGGCATTCTTGAACGCAACCTGAATGGCCTGTTTCAACCAGAGCAGACGAACCAAGAGACTTTCTCACTGTTCCAGGCTAAGGGAGGCGTCAACAGTCCTGAGTTCAAGCTGACGGAAGCAGCCCTGCAACAACCCGTTGATTGGCCTTCCAGCAGTTCCGGCACTGTTCTTAAAACTGGAACATTTACTGCTGACACGACCGCCGGCCAGGTTGCAGCGTATCGCTATCTGAGCTACATCCTCATTGCGAAAGTTTATTTCCCCGGTATAAGCCCGACCGCGTTGCATTTGGATGACATCCATTACTTCTTCACAGGTTCACTTAACACGACTGTCAACTATCACACCTTCGATGTCCGCACGATTCAGTGGCCTACTACACAAAGCAGTGGAATGTATGCTGTTCCTTGCGACTCTGTCAGTGGAAATACCTGCACCGTCAACATCTTCGGTCAGAACGATCCGCTGGTGTTTACACAAAATGACTTCCAAGCAGTACAAGCGCAGCTGTTCAATGAGATTGTGTACCTCACGAATACACTGCAGTTCATGGTGACTGGATCGACCAACATGAAGGATGTGGTCGCCGCAGGTAGTTCGAATGCTGGTATCGCTCTTACAGGTGCGGCGTCGAGCATTCTTGGTAGCAAGCTGCTGCCAGCGCCTCCAGCCACGGTGATTAAGACGAGCTGGCAGAACATTGTTTCCATGCTGGGCGGCGTTGCTTCTCTGGCCTCCGCGTTTCCTGGTTATGGCTCTCTGCTTGGGATTGGTGAAGACACCATTAAGGCACTGAGCGCAGTCACCACTGCGACTGGTGGTATCGCGGGCATTGCGGCCGGTGCAGGGCAGATCACCTCTTCCGATACATCCTCAAGCCTGCCTAGTTCGTTCGCACACTTCGCAACAACGATTGGCAACCTGGCGAATGGCAGTATGCAGGGCCAGTTGAGCAGCGGCTTTGACACGGTGACAGACAGCATCACGTCGGACTGGGGTCGCTTGTCCATCATTGGACCTATGACGATCGATCCCTCCAACACGGTGTTCTATGCACCGAACCAGGTGGGGCAGACGGTTGCAATTCAATCGCTCACCCAGGCGGCATCGCGCAGCTTTTATCTGGCGCTGTTACCCAGCTTCTACTCAGTGCAGTACTGGCAGGGAGTTTCCGGCGATCGAAACACTCCCGGCAACAACATCCCTGACATGGGTTACTTCTCCAGTGATGGCAACTCGTACTACACGTACTTCTGCTCAGCGTTCTATCTCAACCCACAGAAGAACAGCAATCCGGCAGAGCCGAACGATCCGCTGACTGGTCTGGGCACCATCGCAGCCAACACGAGCGTCTGGTATCCCTCCGTCTCCGGTACGCCGCAGAACTTCCAGTGGGACTACTCCAAGTATCCGATCGACTATTACGTGATCGGCGGCACGGTCGCAAATTCCGGCAGCGATTCGCCGTTCATTCAGACACTTGATCCGACACTGGGAGCGAACCTGTTCACAACGGCAGGGTTGAACATGCCCATTGATGAATTCGTCACGCAGCAGGGGCCTATGTCTTCTGTTTGGGACAACGCTGCGACCACAAATCCGGCGGGGCATCGGTCAGATACTGTCTGCAATGCGAGAATCTTTCCTACGGCGGGTAGCGGCAACTTTCCTGTCGAACCAGGATACGGAAAGAGCGTAAGCACTGTACCGCCAGCCATCAGTGAGGCGCCGACCACTACGCTGCTCACAGCGCCGACCACCAGCGTGTATGGGAGCCCGGTTGTGATCTCTGCGAAGGTTGCTACCACCGGCGGGCCAGTAACAGTTGGAGAGATCTACTTCCAGGACAACGGCGTGACCATCGCAACTGTGTCACTCGACAGCACGGGAACGGCGTCTGCGACTCTGGCTATGTCGGCGGGTACACACTCGCTGCAGGCGAAGTATGGTCGTGTTGATCCGTATGCAACGTCGTCTTCTGCAATCGCCGTGCTCAACGTGTATGGTGCTGCTCCGGATCTTAATCTGTCGCTCTCAGGCAACACGCTGAGTTCTACAAGCGGTAGTACATCGCAGGCACTGACGTTGCAGATCACCTCGCTTGCAGGACTTTCGGGACAGGTTGCATTTAACTGCTCAGGCCTTCCTGTTGGTATGACATGCAACTTCACACCGGCTTCCACGATGCTTGCCGCTAATGGTACGGCTACTAGTTCGTTCACGGTCAGCGGGACGGTCTCCAGCAAGTCATCTGTGGGTGCATGGAATACTCTGTGGCTCTCGGGCCTGAGTGCACTTGGCCTGCTGTCCTTGTCGGTTGGCTTCCGTAAGCGCTCCGCTCTTGCTTCGAAGCTGCTGCTTGTGTTCGGCGTTGGCATCTTCAGCATGGGAGCACTTACGGGCTGCGCGGGATCGTCCTCCGGAAACACGCAGCAACCGGCGGTTGTCACCATGCAGGTGATTGCAACATCGGGTAGTGTCTCACGCAGCCTGCCAGTCACGATTACGGTGCAATAG
- the peaB gene encoding quinohemoprotein amine dehydrogenase maturation protein, which produces MMYSKSQVHTFRGAEHDFAYLVPSGGIVALDGISTEVLKRLEDQPMSRERLIVELVESGYSYAEAAECVDELQEVRAIQDGPAVYEPSQALPEDFPLQSIVLNVTNQCNLSCSYCYEFGEDKIATPDGKKKFMDMETAKASVDYLLDESGDRPSVHITFFGGETLMNFPLMKQVVIYAREEATKRERKVEFSLTTNATLLSEAIVDFLVEHGIGVTVSMDGTREMQDKFRIFSNGKGSYDIIKPKVKNLISKHRARPVGARVTMTSGAMDVRAIYDHLKGELGFHEVAFAPVTTSPDRLYSIGEPGMGRVLEQFSDLADEYLAYALRGEHHGFSNVSDTLAELHQGVNKSLPCGAGLGMVGVGPSGDIAPCHRFVDSDEHAIGHISEGIDKEKRADFLGRGNVDTKYDCHSCWARPLCAGGCHHEAFVRYGDTGHANLHYCDWIRQWTHKCLEIYGAIAEKNPAFLQHFEERKTA; this is translated from the coding sequence ATGATGTATTCCAAGTCTCAAGTGCATACCTTTCGAGGGGCGGAGCATGACTTCGCCTACCTTGTTCCCAGCGGCGGCATTGTGGCGTTGGATGGCATCTCCACGGAAGTATTAAAGCGCCTCGAAGACCAGCCAATGTCACGTGAGAGGCTGATCGTTGAGCTGGTCGAAAGTGGTTACAGTTACGCTGAAGCCGCGGAGTGCGTTGATGAGTTGCAAGAGGTCCGTGCCATTCAGGATGGACCTGCTGTATACGAGCCGTCACAAGCGCTGCCAGAAGACTTTCCTCTGCAGAGCATTGTGCTGAACGTAACGAATCAGTGCAATCTGTCCTGCTCTTACTGTTATGAGTTCGGAGAAGACAAGATTGCTACTCCTGACGGTAAGAAGAAGTTTATGGACATGGAGACTGCGAAGGCCTCCGTGGACTATCTCCTTGATGAGTCAGGTGATCGTCCCAGTGTTCACATCACCTTCTTCGGTGGCGAAACACTGATGAACTTTCCGCTGATGAAGCAGGTGGTCATCTACGCGCGAGAAGAGGCAACGAAGCGTGAACGTAAGGTGGAGTTCAGCCTGACGACGAACGCGACACTGCTCTCTGAGGCTATCGTTGATTTCCTGGTGGAGCATGGCATTGGCGTGACAGTCAGTATGGATGGCACGCGAGAGATGCAGGACAAGTTTCGAATCTTTTCCAATGGTAAAGGCAGTTACGACATCATCAAGCCGAAGGTTAAGAACCTGATCTCTAAGCATCGTGCACGGCCTGTTGGTGCGCGAGTGACGATGACTTCTGGCGCGATGGACGTGCGCGCTATTTATGACCATTTGAAGGGCGAGCTTGGATTCCATGAGGTTGCATTTGCGCCTGTGACCACATCGCCAGATCGGTTGTACTCCATCGGCGAGCCCGGCATGGGACGCGTTCTGGAGCAGTTCAGTGATCTGGCGGACGAGTACCTGGCGTATGCGTTGCGTGGAGAGCATCATGGCTTTTCTAACGTGAGTGATACGTTGGCAGAACTCCACCAGGGCGTAAACAAGTCTCTGCCATGCGGTGCGGGGCTGGGCATGGTTGGGGTTGGCCCTTCTGGTGACATTGCTCCTTGCCACCGCTTTGTGGATTCGGATGAACACGCAATCGGCCACATTTCTGAAGGCATCGACAAAGAGAAGCGCGCTGACTTTCTTGGCCGAGGCAATGTCGACACAAAGTACGACTGCCATTCGTGCTGGGCAAGACCGCTATGTGCGGGCGGTTGCCATCATGAAGCTTTTGTCCGGTATGGCGATACGGGCCATGCGAACCTTCACTATTGCGATTGGATCCGTCAATGGACGCATAAGTGCCTAGAGATATACGGCGCTATTGCAGAGAAAAATCCAGCATTTCTACAGCACTTTGAAGAGAGGAAGACTGCATGA